Within the Chiloscyllium punctatum isolate Juve2018m chromosome 9, sChiPun1.3, whole genome shotgun sequence genome, the region aaaaaacaactaGTTTTAGGTTACACAGCTCGCAGTTGTGCGCTACAAATTGGAACTGAAACTTTCCACGTTGATGAAAGTGTGTTCACCCTCTATCTCAAATCAAATTATTCGGCAGATGCAAATCGCTTCAAATTGCCGACCCGGCGCTTTGAAACAATATTGCAATTCCGATGCTGGGTAAATATAATAATTCCAGACAGTTCAGATCGGGGTTACTGGATCGACTCGATTTCAAAACGACTACTCCTTCATCTCTTTGAGGATACTGATTCCAagcccttccttctccccctctctctctctctctcctgcctgttcGATTCCAACTTCATTTATAttacagagagtgtgggaggaaggCAGAATGTCAAGTGCAAAGTCTGTTACTGGAAGACGAGGAGACTTTTCGGGTACGATTGTCCGTGCGCTTTGAAGCGGTAATGCCGAAACTCTGGGCGCGCGTACGGAGTTGATGAGAATGATTCAGTGAATAAATGAAAGTTCTTTTCCTGCTCAGTACAGTCATCACCGCTGGCTGATCGCTCTCCTCCAGGTAACTTGTGCAATGAAGTGATTGCAATTTAATTCGATCAGCGAGTATTTTCATTTTTGCGCACTTCATTAAGAATAAAAAAAACCAAAACCCCTCTGAATTCTTTCCtgaaggtggggaggggggaaaagaaACTGCCTTTACTGAGTGTTAGCGTGAGACCGTTACCAATTGAAAACCCCTGTCATTGCAGTTTGATGTTCAAATGTCACTTGTTAATTGGGTATATATTTTAAAATGGTGCGGCGTAGCATCGATTGCATCTAATTTGCAGCTCAGAAATAGATTGTTCGACACAACTCTGCTTTCTACGCGAGAAATTCCCTCCAGACCTCAACCTGCACCTCCCTTGTGAATCCAGTCCCTCCTCAGATGCACACCCGTGCTGTGCAATCTGCAAACCGCGTGGGTTAAAGGACGGAGTTGCTTAAATGGCAGGTTtttgggtgggtgtgtgttgaGGGCCATGTGTTCGGGTGAATTCTTCCGTGTGCACTCAATCCACCTGCAACGAGGGGCGCAGCAGCAGCAGGAAGAGGAGAGGCTGGCATTGAGttagtcaatgtgtgtgtgtgtgtgtgtctctgtctgtctgagcCTGGGATTAAAATCCTGCCCCTCACCAGTCACTTGCTGGCGGTGGGTGACGTCAGCCTTGCAGCTGATCAGGAATTCTGCACAACTTTCAAGGCTAAAGGGGATGATGGACAGCTCCCGGAGCCAATGGGTTGGATCCCCGGCCCCCAGTGACAGGCAGCGGGCAGCGAATGGGCGCAGGGCCCGGGGGCGGGACCTGGAGGACTATACTCACTTGGGCTGATCGAGAGTTAGGGAGAAGATTCAGTGGAGAGACGTGGATGTGTgtctacgagagagagagagagagagtgtgagagagagaaaaggaacggAGGATTTAGGGAACGCAGGAAGAGAACAGGTGATTCAAATTCGTGTTGCTTGCTGCATCCTCTTACAGCTCCGTCGTTTTTTTTATTAACTTCGTTGCATCTTTAAGaccacccccccaaaaaaaaagtgGAATGGCAATTGGTGCAGAGGAAGAGCCagcatttaaaaaagaaaactgGATTTAAAGCGGCGAGGGGGGGCAAAAAAAATGCAAAGCTCCTGCAGTTCCGTCTACTGTCTGCTGTACCCTCTCAACTTCTCTTGCCATGCAAACTGTCGCAACAGTGGGATAATCGCAAACTACGGCCGGCTCGGTTGCTGAGATTACGCTtttaactcccccccccccccaaccttctcCGTTTTATTGAACGATGATGGTTTTCACGCGGTTGAACCGTACCAAGGAGATTCTGCAGGCTGCTTTCGCCGCCCGGGAACTGCATGCGTCCTCCGACAGTTTTGTGCACCGTGCATCGTAAATATTGCACCGAGCAGGCGAagggcacacacagagagagagagagacagagatagggtgggtggggggaggggggtagggaggttggtggggttgggaagagaagaaaaaaaggaaaaaaaaagacacaATCTGCGCTGCCTGGTCTTCCCTCTCCgtgcagaatttttttttaaaaaaaagcaaagtaACTTGCAGCATCGATGGATTGTTACAGAGTGAAATtttgttttccagcaacactagagagagagggataagagggggttgtttttgtgtgtgtgtttcttttttttgtaTGGATTGTGTGTGACCCAAGTGTTGCCCCTTTTTTGTTGCCGGCTCAATGATGGAGCTGCGGGATTTCTACCTGCTGTTCGCCCTGTTCGCCTGCCTGACGGTGGACTCTGCCTTGGCTCAGGAGCTGGTCTACACCATCCAGGAGGAGCTGCCGGAGAACATTCTGATCGGCAGCATCCCGCGGGACCTGAACATCTCGGCGGGTGGAGGAGCGGACCTCATCTACCGCCTGGTGTCCAAGGCGGGCGAGGTGCCTCTGCTGCGGGTCTCCAGCGGCACCGGGGACATCTACACGGGCTCGCAGCGGGTGGACCGGGAGAAGCTGTGCccgggaggaggaggaggaggcgagGGTGAGCCGGGCGAGTGCTCCTTTGAGATCGAGGTGGTGATCCTGCCCAACGACCACTTCAGGTTGGTCAAGGTGAAGCTGGTGGTGCGCGACGTGAACGACAACGCGCCCATGTTCCCCTCGCCGGTGATCAACATCTCCATCCCGGAGAACACGCTGCCCAACAGCCGCTTCCCGGTGCCGTCCGCCAGCGACCCGGACGCCGGCGCCAACGGGGTGCAGCGCTACCAGCTGCTCGACGGGCAGAGCGTCCTCGGCCTGGACGTGGTGGAGAGCCCCGAGGGCGAGAAGTGGCCGCAGCTGGTGGTGCAGCGGGGCTTGGACCGGGAGCAGAAGGACACCTACGTGATGAAGATCAAAGTGGAGGACGGCGGGGTGCCTGCCAAGTCCAGCACCGCCATCCTGCAGGTGACCGTCAGCGATGTCAATGACAACCGCCCGGTGTTCCGGGAGAGCCAGCTGGAGGTGCAGTTGCCCGAGGACTCGCCGCCGGGCACCTCGGTCATCCAGCTGCACGCCACCGACGCGGACGTGGGCTCCAACGCCGAGCTGCGGTACCTGTTCAGCGCGCAGACCCCGGCGGCGGTGCGGCGCTCCTTCGCGCTGGACCCGAGCCTGGGGCTCATCACCGTGCAGCGCCCGCTCGACCGGGAGGACGTCTCGCTGCACAAGATGACCGTGCTGGCCACCGACGGCAGCTCCAGCCCCGCCCGCGCCACCGTCACCGTCAATGTCACCGATGTCAACGATAACCCGCCCGCCATCGACATCCGCTACATCATCAGCCCGGTGAACGGCACCGTGCACCTCTCCGAGAAGGACCCGGTCAACACCAAGATCGCCCTCATCACCGTCTCCGACAGGGACACCGACGTCAACGGCAAGGTGGTCTGCTACATCGAGAAGGAAGTCCCCTTCCACCTCAAGGCAGTCTACGACAACCAGTACCTGCTGGAGACCTCCTCCTTCCTGGACTACGAGGGCACCAACCAGTATGCCTTCAGGATCGTGGCATCGGACGCGGGCAAGCCCAGCCTTAATCAGAGCGCCCTGGTCCGGGTGAGGCTGGAGGACGAGAACGACAACCCGCCGGTCTTCAGCCAGCCCGTCATCGAGCTGGCCGTGCCCGAGAACAACCACCGCGGCCTCTACCTGACCACCATCAGCGCCACAGACGACGACAGCGGCAAGAACGCCGAGATCGTCTACCAGCTGGGGCCCAACGCCTCCTTCTTCGACCTGGACCGCAAGACGGGCGTCCTGACCGCCTCACGGGTCTTCGACCGGGAGGAGCAGGAGCGTTACATTTTCACGGTGACCGCCAGGGACAGCGGCAACCCCCCGCTGCAGAGCCAAGCTGCCGTGATCGTCACGGTGCTGGACGAGAACGACAATAACCCCAAGTTCACCCATAACCACTTCCAGTTCTTTGTGTCTGAGAACTTACCAAAgtacagcactgtgggagtgatTACTGTCACCGATCTGGATGCAGGGGCCAATGCAGAGGTGATGGCTTCTGTCGTCGGAGACAATGCGAATTTCATTCTAGACCCACTGAGTGGTGTGATAAGGTCTAACGTCTCTTTTGACAGAGAACAGCAAAGCTCCTACACTTTTGAAGTTAAAGCTGTAGACAGGGGGAGACCAGTCCGCACTTCCATTGCTAAAGTCACAATCAATGTCATCGATGTCAATGATAACAGTCCCGTTGTAATCTATCCACCTTCTAACTCTTCATTCAAACTAGTACCCCTGTCTGCTATACCTGGTTCCGTGGTGGCAGAAGTATTTGCTGTGGATGTTGATACAGGTATGAATGCTGAGCTCAAATACAGCATTGTTAGCGGAAATAACAAGGGTTTGTTTCGAATTGACCCTGTGACTGGTAATATCACCTTGGAGGAGAAACCAACTGCTGTCGACCAGGGCTTGCACCGTCTGGTTGTGAACATCAGCGATCTAGGTTATCCGAAACCCTTGCACACCCTTGTGCTTGTCTACTTGTATGTAAATGACACTGTAAACAATGCTAGTTACGTCTATGAGTTAATACGGAGGACAATGGAGACTCCACTAGATAAGAACATTGGAGATGGCACCCAGCCCTGGCAAAATGAGGATTACCTTACCATAATGATCGCCATAGTGGCGGGAGCCATGGTGGTGATTGTGGTCATCTTTGTTACAATATTGGTGCGGTGCCGGCAGTCCTCAAGGTTCAAGGCAAC harbors:
- the LOC140481574 gene encoding protocadherin-9 isoform X10, encoding MMELRDFYLLFALFACLTVDSALAQELVYTIQEELPENILIGSIPRDLNISAGGGADLIYRLVSKAGEVPLLRVSSGTGDIYTGSQRVDREKLCPGGGGGGEGEPGECSFEIEVVILPNDHFRLVKVKLVVRDVNDNAPMFPSPVINISIPENTLPNSRFPVPSASDPDAGANGVQRYQLLDGQSVLGLDVVESPEGEKWPQLVVQRGLDREQKDTYVMKIKVEDGGVPAKSSTAILQVTVSDVNDNRPVFRESQLEVQLPEDSPPGTSVIQLHATDADVGSNAELRYLFSAQTPAAVRRSFALDPSLGLITVQRPLDREDVSLHKMTVLATDGSSSPARATVTVNVTDVNDNPPAIDIRYIISPVNGTVHLSEKDPVNTKIALITVSDRDTDVNGKVVCYIEKEVPFHLKAVYDNQYLLETSSFLDYEGTNQYAFRIVASDAGKPSLNQSALVRVRLEDENDNPPVFSQPVIELAVPENNHRGLYLTTISATDDDSGKNAEIVYQLGPNASFFDLDRKTGVLTASRVFDREEQERYIFTVTARDSGNPPLQSQAAVIVTVLDENDNNPKFTHNHFQFFVSENLPKYSTVGVITVTDLDAGANAEVMASVVGDNANFILDPLSGVIRSNVSFDREQQSSYTFEVKAVDRGRPVRTSIAKVTINVIDVNDNSPVVIYPPSNSSFKLVPLSAIPGSVVAEVFAVDVDTGMNAELKYSIVSGNNKGLFRIDPVTGNITLEEKPTAVDQGLHRLVVNISDLGYPKPLHTLVLVYLYVNDTVNNASYVYELIRRTMETPLDKNIGDGTQPWQNEDYLTIMIAIVAGAMVVIVVIFVTILVRCRQSSRFKATQRNKQGAEWMSPNQECKQNKKKKRKKRKSPKSSLLNFVTIEESKPDDPAHEPINGTITLPAELEEQTIGRFDWGSTPPTTFKPNSPDLARHYKSGSPQPSFHLKPDTPISAKKHHVIQELPLDNTFVGGCDTLSKRSSTSSDHFSASECSSQGGFKTKGPLHTRQEK
- the LOC140481574 gene encoding protocadherin-9 isoform X6 — encoded protein: MMELRDFYLLFALFACLTVDSALAQELVYTIQEELPENILIGSIPRDLNISAGGGADLIYRLVSKAGEVPLLRVSSGTGDIYTGSQRVDREKLCPGGGGGGEGEPGECSFEIEVVILPNDHFRLVKVKLVVRDVNDNAPMFPSPVINISIPENTLPNSRFPVPSASDPDAGANGVQRYQLLDGQSVLGLDVVESPEGEKWPQLVVQRGLDREQKDTYVMKIKVEDGGVPAKSSTAILQVTVSDVNDNRPVFRESQLEVQLPEDSPPGTSVIQLHATDADVGSNAELRYLFSAQTPAAVRRSFALDPSLGLITVQRPLDREDVSLHKMTVLATDGSSSPARATVTVNVTDVNDNPPAIDIRYIISPVNGTVHLSEKDPVNTKIALITVSDRDTDVNGKVVCYIEKEVPFHLKAVYDNQYLLETSSFLDYEGTNQYAFRIVASDAGKPSLNQSALVRVRLEDENDNPPVFSQPVIELAVPENNHRGLYLTTISATDDDSGKNAEIVYQLGPNASFFDLDRKTGVLTASRVFDREEQERYIFTVTARDSGNPPLQSQAAVIVTVLDENDNNPKFTHNHFQFFVSENLPKYSTVGVITVTDLDAGANAEVMASVVGDNANFILDPLSGVIRSNVSFDREQQSSYTFEVKAVDRGRPVRTSIAKVTINVIDVNDNSPVVIYPPSNSSFKLVPLSAIPGSVVAEVFAVDVDTGMNAELKYSIVSGNNKGLFRIDPVTGNITLEEKPTAVDQGLHRLVVNISDLGYPKPLHTLVLVYLYVNDTVNNASYVYELIRRTMETPLDKNIGDGTQPWQNEDYLTIMIAIVAGAMVVIVVIFVTILVRCRQSSRFKATQRNKQGAEWMSPNQECKQNKKKKRKKRKSPKSSLLNFVTIEESKPDDPAHEPINGTITLPAELEEQTIGRFDWGSTPPTTFKPNSPDLARHYKSGSPQPSFHLKPDTPISAKKHHVIQELPLDNTFVGGCDTLSKRSSTSSDHFSASECSSQGGFKTKGPLHTRQSHRRVTFHLPDGSQESCSDSGLGDHEPVSGGTLISHPLPLVQPQDEFYEQASPDKRTEADGNSDPNSMYTSSSSNNMSRISTGDVPLGPRGLAEATEMCTQECLVLGHSDNCWMPPGLGSYQQLKSPLATFGSQKEWIKKDKIVNGHALSRAWKEDGNRNHFNDRKLISGNEGHYTSGSQMTDIPLASLKSYKHTPASMEKPKEHQL
- the LOC140481574 gene encoding protocadherin-9 isoform X9 translates to MMELRDFYLLFALFACLTVDSALAQELVYTIQEELPENILIGSIPRDLNISAGGGADLIYRLVSKAGEVPLLRVSSGTGDIYTGSQRVDREKLCPGGGGGGEGEPGECSFEIEVVILPNDHFRLVKVKLVVRDVNDNAPMFPSPVINISIPENTLPNSRFPVPSASDPDAGANGVQRYQLLDGQSVLGLDVVESPEGEKWPQLVVQRGLDREQKDTYVMKIKVEDGGVPAKSSTAILQVTVSDVNDNRPVFRESQLEVQLPEDSPPGTSVIQLHATDADVGSNAELRYLFSAQTPAAVRRSFALDPSLGLITVQRPLDREDVSLHKMTVLATDGSSSPARATVTVNVTDVNDNPPAIDIRYIISPVNGTVHLSEKDPVNTKIALITVSDRDTDVNGKVVCYIEKEVPFHLKAVYDNQYLLETSSFLDYEGTNQYAFRIVASDAGKPSLNQSALVRVRLEDENDNPPVFSQPVIELAVPENNHRGLYLTTISATDDDSGKNAEIVYQLGPNASFFDLDRKTGVLTASRVFDREEQERYIFTVTARDSGNPPLQSQAAVIVTVLDENDNNPKFTHNHFQFFVSENLPKYSTVGVITVTDLDAGANAEVMASVVGDNANFILDPLSGVIRSNVSFDREQQSSYTFEVKAVDRGRPVRTSIAKVTINVIDVNDNSPVVIYPPSNSSFKLVPLSAIPGSVVAEVFAVDVDTGMNAELKYSIVSGNNKGLFRIDPVTGNITLEEKPTAVDQGLHRLVVNISDLGYPKPLHTLVLVYLYVNDTVNNASYVYELIRRTMETPLDKNIGDGTQPWQNEDYLTIMIAIVAGAMVVIVVIFVTILVRCRQSSRFKATQRNKQGAEWMSPNQECKQNKKKKRKKRKSPKSSLLNFVTIEESKPDDPAHEPINGTITLPAELEEQTIGRFDWGSTPPTTFKPNSPDLARHYKSGSPQPSFHLKPDTPISAKKHHVIQELPLDNTFVGGCDTLSKRSSTSSDHFSASECSSQGGFKTKGPLHTRQNSAQYSQKYEMETYYG